aggtacttgtaagagtccactctctcaatgtcccttttcctggatgtgcatcggtgggatgacagcagactgctgtctgcggaaaccCACCACAAtcctttgttttttcctgcattgatcaggaggtggttccgctcgcaccagtccacaaagttctgagtgagtcctctgtactctgcatcgtcatcatgtgtgatcagtccgacgatcgcagagtcatcagagaacttttgcagaacacagctgtgtctgaagtctgacgtgtagaaggtgaggaggaaggggccagtacagtcccctgtggggcccccacactgcaggtcagagtgtcagacacacagtccctgactctcacaaactgaggcctgtttgtgagatagtccataatccactctgtcagatggaggtccacaccagcctcctccagtttgtgttatcttatcttatctactTCTTAAGATAATTTAAACAGACACAActttaaaattcaattcaataattgtaaatttattacatataataaataatataaccAAACTAAAACAGAGAAGCCGTGTCCAAACCCATCCGGTTTGCTctttctgcagagagaactgagaggtcgaaaacgTCAGAGCTGTTTAGACACAAAGACGTGTCTCCAGGAAACCTCTGCATACGCTCTGACAACCCACAGAAACATCCATAAAttggaaaaacaaagatttaTAACACTTTCCGGTTTTATGGCAGATGGTGTGAAAACCCAGGAGTTCATCAGACAAATCTACACCACCCATGATCTTATTGTGGTCCAGAATGGAGTCTGGAGCAGGGATGCGTTTATTCGTCCAAACACCAGCCTTCACTTTCCTCCCGATTGTCTGCTACATGGAGCCTCATGGACTGTGGAACACATCGTCCTCTGTTAAAATCCTTCCAGTTCAAAAACAGCAATTCATTCATTGGTAACTCTCTTCCCACCATCCGCTCATTAATTGGAATATTTTTGAAGGCTGGAAAGTAGCCTTGCAGGCATTTATCATCTCAGTGTAGagtggctttattttgaaaagcctgTCGTGCCCACCACAGttcctttttttctcactttcttcatcctcatcagggTCACTTAGATGAAGAAACCGCATGATGGCTTCAAAGCGGCTGTGTGACATCTTCTTACTTTGGAAAAAGACAAGGTAAATGGAAACTGCTGCCTCCAGTAATCTGACCTGTGATGTAAAGGCACAAGGCTAGTGAAAACAGCAATAGACATAAACATGTAGAAGTCCTTGGTTGTGAGAGTTTGCCATTTTTACACCATGccagtgtttatgttttttctgcatttgcatttgtgttctATTTTTAGAATTACTGAAGCTGAGAAAAATTGTTGGAATAAACTGAGGGGAGACCAAGATTTGGTGGTATTAAATGTGGGACCATACTTTCACTACTAAATGCATACTATAAAACCTACGTAAACATAATACAACTATTTCTGCTGTTGGAAGCAGTTCTTCTTTGAGGAGAGGAACCTCACACCTTAAACTGCAGGGTCTCCTCTTGGCCGTCCAACACCTCATGCAGTGCTTcattaaagggggggggggcgctctaCCTTCAGAAAAGGCTGGCTAGCAGGTTGTCGAAGGTGTAGTGGGGTGGGGGACTTCTGCTGGGCTTTTATTAAACTCAACATCTACTCGTGAAGTACCTGAAGAACCACTACTACTATAGTTTATAGAATAAGAGCACGCTTAAAAAAAGTCAGTAGCATTAACTGTTATTGTTAATGGGGCCACACCCAAAACTCATGGTGAACATGTGAATAATCTGACTCTTGGAAAAACATGATTCAAACTGTCAAAGACTGTATACTAAATGGGAAAAACGTGGGATCACATGttgaaacaataaataaaaacattgtctACAAATAACTAAATGTAGTGATAGTGGCAGCAGGCAAATACTAGTTGTTTAAATTAGTCTTTAACACAAACTATTTGCTATATTGAGAGGTTAAGAGATAAATACATCAGATTATGGTTTAATGTAAAGGAAAGGcagatttcaataaaaatatctAAATTATGACATGACTCACTCTAACAATTTGTTTTATTGGTTTAAGCTTAGAGCGAAAAAAATAAGACTACGATTTAACGGATAAAAACGTGGCTGTAGATTTTTAGGAGGCGGTTTTATAGGATAAATAACGTGCTTGTTTGTAATGACACAGGATCGTCTTTAGTGGATGTAGCGGCTCTGAAAAGAGCCTTTATGTTTGTTATGGAGCGGACAGTTCAAGCCCTCTCCCCGCGGATGCGCCGGGCCAGCTGGATGTCTTTGGGCATGATGGTGACCCTCTTGGCGTGGATGGCGCACAGGTTGGTGTCCTCGAACAGACCGACCAGATAAGCCTcgctggcctcctgcagagccatgACGGCAGAGCTCTGGAAGCGCAGGTCGGTCTTGAAGTCCTGGGCGATCTCCCTGACCAGGCGCTGGAAGGGCAGTTTACGGATCAGGAGCTCGGTGGACTTCTGGTAGCGACGAATCTCTCTCAGAGCCACGGTACCGGGCCTGTAGCGGTGAGGCTTCTTAACGCCG
Above is a window of Betta splendens chromosome 9, fBetSpl5.4, whole genome shotgun sequence DNA encoding:
- the LOC114863114 gene encoding histone H3, whose amino-acid sequence is MARTKQTARKSTGGKAPRKQLATKAARKSAPATGGVKKPHRYRPGTVALREIRRYQKSTELLIRKLPFQRLVREIAQDFKTDLRFQSSAVMALQEASEAYLVGLFEDTNLCAIHAKRVTIMPKDIQLARRIRGERA